Proteins from a genomic interval of Gluconacetobacter diazotrophicus PA1 5:
- a CDS encoding VC0807 family protein — MTLQDPPPAFAPAAAPAAGPGMGLTVPGLLREVGLNVVLPWGIMFGAGRLGYGGLAASLAASAAMLAVMLAGLVRRRSLDAMTILALAATLAGVACALWFSSPRLVLVQSSLVTGVIGLVFLVSLLLPRPLVYFLARAMMGTPDRMAAFADRWVYPSFRWFMRALTLAWAVLLLGEAALRVAVVMWWPDPVLLGAMHVLWIVLPIALMQWSIRTGRRMAARAGRPMPPA, encoded by the coding sequence ATGACCCTGCAAGATCCGCCCCCAGCCTTCGCGCCGGCCGCCGCGCCTGCCGCGGGGCCGGGCATGGGCCTGACGGTCCCGGGATTGCTGCGCGAGGTGGGGCTGAACGTCGTGCTGCCCTGGGGAATCATGTTCGGGGCCGGGCGGCTGGGATATGGCGGCCTGGCCGCCAGCCTGGCGGCGTCGGCGGCGATGCTGGCGGTCATGCTGGCGGGCCTGGTCCGCCGTCGCAGCCTGGACGCCATGACCATCCTGGCCCTGGCGGCGACGCTGGCCGGGGTGGCCTGCGCGCTGTGGTTTTCCTCGCCGCGCCTGGTGCTGGTGCAGTCCTCGCTGGTGACCGGGGTGATCGGGCTGGTCTTCCTGGTGTCGCTGCTGCTGCCGCGCCCGCTGGTCTATTTCCTCGCCCGCGCCATGATGGGCACGCCCGACCGGATGGCGGCGTTCGCGGACCGGTGGGTCTATCCGTCGTTTCGCTGGTTCATGCGGGCGCTGACCCTGGCGTGGGCGGTGCTGCTGCTGGGCGAGGCCGCGCTGCGGGTCGCGGTCGTGATGTGGTGGCCCGATCCCGTCCTGCTGGGGGCGATGCACGTGCTGTGGATCGTGCTTCCGATCGCGCTGATGCAATGGAGCATCCGGACCGGCCGGCGGATGGCGGCCCGGGCGGGACGCCCGATGCCGCCCGCGTGA
- a CDS encoding lysylphosphatidylglycerol synthase domain-containing protein produces the protein MKLVTLTAGLFGVALTVWLLSRFGVHAIAHLVAQGGWGILAAILFHTVQVLLSAGSWRAIAGQDRAGLPLRDYVALRCVREGVNNLLPVAQVGGEVISARLLARRGVGLRRAAAATICDLTIELLSQVVFTLLGLGLLLCLVKRSTVTDELVESAGVALVLGAVCLGSQCLGAVSLIERLLVRIAAHLGWTGVEGIRGLHGEIMGLYTAPGRAFRAGVYQLVAWSLGAVEVCLILHFMGHDRSLTSGFVIESVGQAAKSVGFAVPGALGVSEGGFILIGSLFGLPPAVSIGLSLIKRLREIAWGLPALAGWQWMETHWRGPSKLDHGIGLPGH, from the coding sequence ATGAAGCTGGTGACGTTGACGGCCGGACTGTTCGGGGTCGCGCTGACGGTCTGGCTCCTATCCCGCTTCGGCGTCCACGCAATCGCGCATCTGGTGGCCCAGGGGGGCTGGGGCATCCTGGCCGCCATCCTGTTCCATACCGTGCAGGTCCTGCTGTCCGCCGGGTCGTGGCGGGCGATCGCGGGCCAGGACCGGGCCGGCCTGCCGCTGCGCGATTACGTCGCCCTGCGCTGCGTGCGCGAGGGTGTGAACAACCTGCTTCCCGTCGCCCAGGTGGGGGGCGAGGTCATATCGGCCCGCCTGCTGGCCCGGCGTGGGGTCGGGCTGCGCCGGGCCGCCGCCGCGACGATCTGCGACCTGACGATCGAGCTGCTCAGCCAGGTCGTCTTCACCCTGCTGGGGCTGGGCCTGCTGCTCTGCCTCGTCAAACGCTCCACGGTTACGGATGAACTGGTCGAAAGCGCGGGGGTCGCGCTGGTGCTGGGGGCGGTCTGCCTGGGCAGCCAGTGCCTGGGGGCGGTGTCGCTCATCGAACGGCTGCTGGTGCGCATCGCTGCCCACCTGGGATGGACGGGCGTCGAGGGCATTCGTGGACTGCATGGCGAGATCATGGGCCTGTACACCGCCCCGGGCCGCGCGTTTCGGGCAGGGGTCTATCAACTGGTCGCATGGTCGCTGGGTGCGGTCGAAGTCTGCCTGATCCTGCATTTCATGGGCCATGACCGGTCGCTGACCAGCGGTTTCGTGATCGAAAGCGTGGGCCAGGCCGCCAAGTCGGTGGGCTTTGCCGTGCCCGGCGCGCTGGGCGTGTCCGAGGGCGGGTTCATCCTGATCGGCAGCCTGTTCGGCCTGCCGCCGGCGGTCTCGATCGGCCTGTCGCTGATCAAGCGGCTGCGCGAGATCGCCTGGGGCCTGCCCGCGCTGGCCGGCTGGCAGTGGATGGAAACCCACTGGCGGGGCCCCAGCAAGCTGGATCACGGTATCGGCCTGCCCGGCCATTAG
- the ribH gene encoding 6,7-dimethyl-8-ribityllumazine synthase: MSTNTPSSSPDLTFARPPRLAIVVSRFNETVTHGLRDGALEWLGEHGITVADDDVLYAPGAYELPLLAQTLARTGRYEGVICLGCVIKGDTAHFEFISLGAAIGLMQASLATEIPVAFGVLTTYTDEQAVLRSRTDEHNKGREAAAACVESLALIRKIKG, encoded by the coding sequence ATGAGCACCAATACGCCGTCTTCCTCACCCGACCTGACCTTCGCGCGGCCGCCGCGCCTGGCGATCGTGGTCAGCCGCTTCAACGAAACCGTCACCCACGGCCTGCGCGACGGGGCGCTGGAATGGCTGGGCGAGCACGGCATCACCGTCGCGGACGACGACGTACTGTATGCCCCGGGCGCCTACGAACTGCCGCTTCTGGCCCAGACGCTGGCCCGTACCGGCCGCTATGAAGGGGTGATCTGCCTGGGCTGCGTGATCAAGGGCGACACGGCGCATTTCGAATTCATCAGCCTGGGCGCCGCGATCGGCCTGATGCAGGCCTCGCTGGCGACCGAGATCCCGGTCGCGTTCGGGGTGCTGACCACCTACACCGACGAACAGGCCGTGCTGCGCTCGCGCACCGACGAACATAACAAGGGGCGCGAGGCCGCGGCCGCCTGCGTCGAAAGTCTGGCCTTGATACGCAAAATCAAGGGCTGA
- a CDS encoding DUF3297 family protein yields the protein MSDTPPDRLSANPESPFHDAALLERGVGVRFKGVEKTNVEEYCVSEGWVRLAVGKTMDRRGNPMTMKLQGPVEVWFKG from the coding sequence ATGAGTGATACTCCCCCGGACCGCCTGTCCGCCAACCCCGAAAGCCCCTTTCACGATGCCGCCCTGCTGGAACGCGGCGTGGGCGTGCGCTTCAAGGGCGTCGAGAAGACCAATGTCGAGGAATATTGCGTCAGCGAGGGCTGGGTGCGGCTGGCGGTCGGCAAGACCATGGACCGCCGCGGAAACCCGATGACCATGAAGCTGCAGGGCCCGGTCGAGGTCTGGTTCAAGGGCTGA
- a CDS encoding TetR/AcrR family transcriptional regulator, giving the protein MPPYRAAMDPSPRPYHHGNLRAALLKTAERLLERDGPAALTMRAIAREAGVSHTAPAHHFGDLPGLLADLAATGFTRLAETMRRAATDPAPRAPLHAYVRFAQDHPGLYTLMFRSDRLDYGRESLAAASREAWSILFRSVGSDTDSAAQADLATTDLTTTDLTTLGHVTYRWSLLHGFCTLLLDRRLDPLLAAPSCGGDPHVLLDAMVPPPAATATVRPPPPAPESTSPPGCR; this is encoded by the coding sequence GTGCCGCCCTATCGTGCGGCCATGGACCCGTCCCCCCGCCCCTACCATCACGGCAACCTGCGCGCCGCCCTGCTGAAGACCGCCGAACGCCTGCTGGAACGCGACGGACCGGCGGCCCTGACCATGCGGGCCATCGCGCGAGAGGCCGGGGTGTCCCATACCGCGCCCGCCCATCATTTCGGCGACCTGCCGGGATTGCTGGCCGACCTGGCCGCGACCGGCTTCACCCGCCTGGCCGAGACCATGCGCCGCGCCGCGACCGACCCCGCGCCGCGCGCGCCGCTGCATGCCTATGTCCGCTTCGCGCAGGACCATCCGGGACTGTACACGCTGATGTTCCGCTCCGACCGGCTCGATTACGGACGGGAGTCGCTGGCCGCCGCATCGCGCGAGGCCTGGAGCATCCTGTTCCGGTCGGTCGGTTCGGACACCGACAGCGCGGCGCAGGCCGACCTGGCGACGACCGACCTGACGACAACCGACCTGACGACCCTGGGCCACGTCACCTATCGCTGGTCGCTCCTGCACGGATTCTGCACCCTGCTGCTGGACCGGCGGCTCGATCCCCTGCTGGCCGCCCCGTCCTGCGGGGGCGATCCGCACGTGCTGCTGGATGCGATGGTCCCCCCGCCGGCAGCGACGGCGACGGTCAGGCCGCCACCACCCGCACCGGAATCGACTTCGCCGCCGGGGTGCCGCTGA
- a CDS encoding FdhF/YdeP family oxidoreductase, giving the protein MSDEVKFRPYTHPAGGWGAAKATARVLLEQSVVTTGSRALLSMNHPHGFKCPSCAWPNPDREKTLEFCENGAKALAVEATKRRIGRDFFAAHTVTELMERSDYWLEQQGRLTEPMRYDAATDRYVPCDWDAAFAMIGDALRALDHPDQAEFYTSGRTSNEAAFLYSVFVREFGTNNFPDCSNMCHEPTSRGLPASIGIGKGTVIINDFAHTEAIFIIGQNTGTNSPRMMTELVHARKRGVPIVVINPMPERALMRFTEPQDPVKMATFGSTEIASEFCQVRIGGDIAVIKGMMKTLLELDDAARAAGTPRLLDVDFIAAHTDGFDAVAQDARATSWADIVAVSGLEEAQIRRIGAIYAHAGASIVCYGMGITQHQQGARAIQQIANLLMMKGNFGRAGGGICPVRGHSNVQGDRTVGIDEKPTPAYLARLQAAFGFTPPSEHGHHVVESVKAMIDGRARVFIGMGGNFIHAIPDTPIAYRAMATLDLTVGIATKLNRGHLVHGRQALILPVIARSEIDIQASGPQFVTLEDAMSNVGASRGVLEPASPHLLSEIEIVCRMAKATLPHSVVPWGTYIDDYNLIRDKIAEVYPDFADFNVRIHEPKGFHLYNPPRHREWRTATGKANFLPFAGLAMDPPVDDAAMLRLATVRSHDQYNTTIYSNTDRYRGVYDTRMVVLMNADDMRDRAIAPESPVVLETLSDDGIVRRVGDLRALPYSLPRGAVAGYYPELNPLLPLDHFDEISGTPAAKSIPVRVVAA; this is encoded by the coding sequence ATGTCCGACGAGGTGAAATTCCGTCCCTACACCCATCCGGCCGGCGGCTGGGGGGCGGCGAAGGCTACGGCGCGGGTCCTGCTGGAACAGAGCGTGGTCACCACCGGGTCGCGCGCGCTGCTGTCGATGAACCATCCCCACGGGTTCAAATGTCCCAGTTGCGCCTGGCCCAATCCCGACCGGGAAAAGACGCTGGAATTCTGCGAAAACGGCGCCAAGGCCCTGGCCGTCGAGGCGACGAAGCGGCGGATCGGGCGTGATTTCTTCGCCGCCCATACCGTCACCGAACTGATGGAACGCAGCGATTACTGGCTGGAGCAGCAGGGACGGCTGACCGAGCCGATGCGCTACGACGCGGCGACCGACCGCTACGTGCCCTGCGACTGGGACGCCGCGTTCGCGATGATCGGCGACGCGCTGCGGGCGCTGGACCATCCGGACCAGGCGGAATTCTATACGTCGGGCCGCACTTCGAACGAGGCCGCGTTCCTGTATTCCGTATTCGTGCGGGAATTCGGGACCAACAATTTCCCCGACTGCTCCAACATGTGCCACGAGCCGACCAGCCGGGGCCTGCCGGCATCGATCGGCATCGGCAAGGGCACGGTGATCATCAACGATTTCGCCCATACCGAGGCGATCTTCATCATCGGCCAGAATACCGGCACCAACAGCCCGCGCATGATGACCGAGCTGGTCCATGCGCGGAAGCGCGGCGTGCCGATCGTCGTCATCAACCCGATGCCCGAACGCGCGCTGATGCGCTTCACCGAACCGCAGGACCCGGTGAAGATGGCGACGTTCGGCTCGACCGAGATTGCCAGCGAATTCTGCCAGGTCCGGATCGGCGGCGACATCGCCGTGATCAAGGGCATGATGAAGACGCTGCTGGAACTGGATGACGCGGCCCGGGCGGCCGGCACGCCGCGCCTGCTGGACGTCGATTTCATCGCCGCCCACACGGATGGCTTCGACGCGGTGGCGCAGGATGCGCGGGCCACAAGCTGGGCCGACATCGTCGCGGTGTCGGGGCTGGAGGAAGCGCAGATCCGCCGCATCGGTGCGATCTATGCCCATGCGGGCGCCAGCATCGTCTGCTACGGCATGGGCATCACCCAGCACCAACAGGGCGCGCGGGCGATCCAGCAGATCGCCAATCTCCTGATGATGAAGGGGAATTTCGGCAGGGCCGGGGGCGGGATCTGCCCGGTGCGCGGCCATTCCAACGTCCAGGGCGACCGCACCGTGGGCATCGACGAAAAGCCGACCCCCGCCTACCTGGCCCGGCTGCAGGCCGCCTTCGGCTTCACCCCGCCGAGCGAGCATGGACACCATGTCGTCGAATCGGTGAAGGCGATGATCGACGGGCGTGCGCGCGTCTTCATCGGCATGGGCGGCAATTTCATCCACGCCATCCCCGACACGCCCATCGCGTACCGGGCGATGGCGACACTGGACCTGACGGTGGGCATCGCGACCAAGCTCAATCGCGGCCATCTGGTCCACGGGCGGCAGGCGCTGATCCTGCCCGTCATCGCGCGGTCGGAGATCGACATCCAGGCCAGCGGCCCGCAATTCGTGACGCTGGAGGACGCGATGTCCAATGTCGGCGCGTCACGCGGTGTGCTGGAGCCCGCCAGCCCGCATCTGCTGTCGGAAATCGAGATCGTCTGCCGGATGGCCAAGGCGACTCTGCCGCACAGCGTCGTGCCGTGGGGCACCTATATCGACGATTACAACCTGATCCGCGACAAGATCGCCGAGGTCTATCCCGATTTCGCGGACTTCAACGTCCGCATCCACGAACCCAAGGGGTTCCACCTGTACAATCCGCCGCGCCATCGGGAATGGCGGACGGCGACGGGCAAGGCCAACTTCCTGCCGTTCGCTGGGCTGGCGATGGACCCGCCGGTGGACGACGCCGCCATGCTGCGGCTGGCGACGGTGCGCTCGCACGACCAGTACAACACCACCATCTACAGCAATACCGACCGCTATCGCGGGGTGTACGATACCCGCATGGTGGTGCTGATGAACGCGGACGACATGCGCGACCGCGCCATTGCCCCCGAATCCCCCGTGGTGCTGGAAACCCTGTCGGATGACGGCATCGTGCGGCGGGTGGGCGACCTGCGCGCGCTGCCCTATTCCCTGCCGCGCGGTGCGGTGGCGGGCTATTACCCCGAACTCAACCCCCTGCTGCCGCTGGACCATTTCGACGAGATCAGCGGCACCCCGGCGGCGAAGTCGATTCCGGTGCGGGTGGTGGCGGCCTGA
- a CDS encoding multidrug effflux MFS transporter, producing the protein MSSSTSSLAYRHRIPVGALPAWLVILLGLVTAIGPLATDMYLPAFPAVDRDLGGGPGSAQITLASWFAGLAIGQFSQGPLSDRLGRRVPLLGGLTLFSIASAGCALSYSYHMFCVWRFLAALGGSAGVVVPRAIVRDVATGMQGARIMAQLTLVFGLMPILAPSLGSLVLSVGHWRWIFWFAVVYGALGVVAIAWTLPDTMPRDRRIALSIPTVLWRYVTIAREPMFLSAALLLGFSAFVMFGYLASAPTLFEHILSFTPGQFGLFFGVNAALFITGAQVNGRLVHRVALDVLMLRGVTVVTMAAVLFLALSLAGIAGPRHPALVCCLIGLITGSLGFVNPNATVLAFTRHGHHAGSASALLGTLQFTIGSLSGVLLGYLPLDTTVPIAGTMAAGIVGMLFCTVWHRRHSAG; encoded by the coding sequence ATGTCTTCCTCCACATCCTCGCTTGCCTATCGCCATCGTATTCCCGTCGGCGCGCTGCCGGCGTGGCTGGTGATTCTGCTGGGCCTGGTCACGGCGATCGGGCCGCTGGCCACCGACATGTACCTGCCGGCCTTTCCGGCGGTCGATCGCGACCTGGGCGGCGGTCCGGGCTCGGCGCAGATCACGCTGGCATCGTGGTTCGCGGGGCTGGCGATCGGCCAGTTCAGCCAGGGCCCCCTGTCGGACCGGCTGGGGCGGCGGGTGCCGCTGCTGGGCGGCCTGACGCTGTTCAGCATCGCCTCGGCGGGGTGTGCGCTGTCGTACAGCTATCACATGTTCTGCGTCTGGCGCTTCCTGGCCGCCCTTGGCGGCTCGGCCGGCGTGGTGGTGCCGCGCGCCATCGTGCGGGACGTCGCGACCGGCATGCAGGGCGCGCGGATCATGGCGCAACTGACCCTGGTCTTCGGCCTGATGCCGATCCTGGCCCCCAGCCTGGGCAGCCTGGTGCTGTCGGTCGGCCACTGGCGCTGGATCTTCTGGTTCGCGGTCGTCTATGGCGCGCTGGGTGTCGTTGCCATCGCCTGGACGCTGCCCGACACCATGCCGCGCGACCGGCGCATCGCGCTGTCGATCCCGACCGTGCTCTGGCGCTATGTCACCATCGCGCGCGAGCCGATGTTCCTGTCGGCGGCGCTGCTGCTGGGCTTCTCGGCCTTCGTGATGTTCGGCTACCTGGCCAGCGCGCCGACGCTGTTCGAACACATCCTGTCCTTCACCCCGGGGCAGTTCGGCCTGTTCTTCGGCGTGAATGCCGCGCTGTTCATCACCGGGGCGCAGGTCAACGGGCGGCTGGTCCACCGGGTGGCGCTGGATGTGCTGATGCTGCGCGGCGTGACGGTGGTGACGATGGCGGCCGTTCTGTTCCTGGCCCTGTCCCTGGCCGGAATTGCGGGGCCGCGCCATCCGGCGCTGGTGTGCTGCCTGATCGGGCTGATCACGGGCTCGCTGGGGTTCGTCAACCCCAATGCCACGGTGCTGGCCTTCACCCGGCACGGCCATCATGCCGGCAGCGCCTCGGCCCTGCTGGGCACGCTGCAATTCACCATCGGCTCGCTCAGCGGCGTGCTGCTGGGCTACCTGCCGCTGGATACGACGGTGCCGATCGCCGGTACCATGGCGGCGGGCATCGTCGGCATGCTGTTCTGCACCGTGTGGCACCGGCGGCATTCGGCGGGCTGA
- a CDS encoding NAD(P)/FAD-dependent oxidoreductase: MVPTQPDIPDSDRFTVVIVGGGAAGLTVAAQLRRKRPNLSIAVIDPATTHAYQPGWTLVGAGVMALKDTLRQEGGLIPKGVRWLRATVASFTPEENIVTLADGRRIAYRRLVVCPGLQLDWGKIEGLQDTLGRNGVCSNYSAETVEYTWACIQSLKGGTALFTQPPMPIKCAGAPQKIVYLASDHWRREGVLNRMKVDFCLAGDALFGVKYFIPSLQDAIDYYGVNLQFKHNLVAVDGPKRTATFAVTGPDGSSTTVTRTFDMLHVTPPQSAPDFVKTSPLANGGGWLDVDAATLRHARFDSVFGLGDVIGTSNAKTAAAARAQAPVVVANLLASLDGRPLDGKYDGYGACPLTVSYGRVVLAEFLYGGVPAPSFHYDQRKPSRFAWFLKTQVFPKLYWHMMLTGRDVAVPHKPVETA, translated from the coding sequence ATGGTCCCAACACAGCCGGATATCCCGGATAGCGACCGCTTCACGGTCGTGATCGTCGGCGGGGGGGCGGCCGGACTGACCGTGGCCGCGCAGTTGCGGCGCAAGCGGCCCAACCTGTCGATCGCGGTCATCGATCCGGCCACCACCCATGCCTACCAGCCCGGATGGACGCTGGTCGGCGCGGGCGTCATGGCGCTGAAGGACACGCTGCGCCAGGAAGGCGGCCTGATCCCCAAGGGCGTGCGCTGGCTGCGCGCGACCGTCGCCTCGTTCACGCCCGAGGAGAATATCGTCACCCTGGCCGACGGGCGGCGCATCGCCTATCGCCGCCTAGTCGTCTGCCCGGGCCTGCAACTGGACTGGGGCAAGATCGAAGGACTGCAGGACACGCTGGGCCGCAACGGCGTGTGCAGCAACTATTCGGCCGAAACGGTCGAATATACCTGGGCCTGCATCCAGTCGCTGAAGGGCGGGACGGCACTGTTCACCCAGCCGCCGATGCCCATCAAATGCGCGGGCGCGCCGCAGAAGATCGTGTACCTGGCGTCCGACCACTGGCGCCGCGAAGGCGTGCTGAACCGCATGAAGGTAGATTTCTGCCTGGCCGGCGACGCGCTGTTCGGCGTGAAATATTTCATTCCGTCGCTGCAGGACGCGATCGATTATTACGGCGTGAACCTGCAGTTCAAGCATAACCTGGTGGCGGTCGACGGGCCGAAGCGCACCGCGACCTTCGCCGTCACGGGCCCGGACGGCAGCAGCACGACCGTGACCCGCACGTTCGACATGCTGCACGTCACCCCCCCGCAGAGCGCGCCGGACTTCGTCAAGACCAGCCCGCTGGCCAATGGCGGCGGGTGGCTGGACGTCGATGCCGCGACCCTGCGCCATGCCCGCTTCGACAGCGTGTTCGGCCTGGGCGACGTCATCGGCACCAGCAACGCCAAGACCGCCGCCGCCGCGCGGGCGCAGGCGCCGGTGGTGGTGGCGAACCTGCTGGCCTCGCTGGACGGACGGCCGCTGGACGGGAAATATGACGGCTACGGCGCCTGCCCGCTGACGGTGTCGTACGGGCGCGTGGTGCTGGCCGAATTCCTGTATGGCGGCGTGCCGGCCCCCAGCTTCCATTACGACCAGCGCAAGCCCAGCCGCTTCGCCTGGTTCCTCAAGACCCAGGTGTTCCCCAAACTGTACTGGCACATGATGCTGACCGGCCGCGACGTCGCCGTGCCGCACAAGCCGGTCGAGACCGCCTGA
- a CDS encoding mechanosensitive ion channel family protein, with translation MRHDYVASMSGVRHWFDWLPAPVASILLLVIAAFIARLFSRLITDAIPRLPGLRRFPIIPLLMVRLRPSIRMLLMLLAASAALPAASVGLSSETLYMLGKVFAFLFILILGFGIIRALRIATDSYLTRMGQRDPGDDITVRSHQTQIRVLRRLVEITLGVITVASALMVFDTVQRFGLSLFASAGAASLVVGLSARPALSNLIAGVQIAITQPIRMEDMLILNGDWAWVEEINATYVVLRTWDKRRYIVPIAYFLENPFQNWTHSAPALVGSVFLWLDYRTPMDRIRQFLEEEIVHCPDWDKDRANLACQVADSNAQVISIRIIAGAAGAGQMWNLCCDVRERILKRIREEIPECIPRGRTALVGDGAGNDAWPEALAAPHVNRPDRGPYTGPNLQVSPPRT, from the coding sequence ATGAGACATGATTACGTCGCCTCGATGTCCGGCGTCCGCCACTGGTTCGACTGGCTTCCCGCCCCCGTCGCCTCGATCCTGCTGCTGGTCATCGCCGCTTTTATCGCGCGTCTGTTCAGCCGTCTCATTACGGATGCCATTCCGCGCCTGCCGGGCCTCAGGCGTTTCCCGATCATTCCGCTGCTGATGGTCCGGCTGCGGCCGTCCATCCGCATGCTGCTGATGCTGCTCGCCGCCAGTGCCGCCCTTCCCGCCGCTTCGGTCGGATTGTCGAGCGAGACGCTCTACATGCTCGGCAAGGTGTTCGCGTTCCTGTTCATCCTGATCCTGGGCTTCGGAATCATCCGCGCGCTGCGGATCGCCACGGACAGCTACCTGACGCGCATGGGCCAGCGGGACCCGGGTGACGACATCACGGTCCGTTCCCACCAGACGCAGATCCGGGTCCTGCGCCGGCTGGTCGAAATCACGCTCGGGGTCATTACGGTGGCGTCGGCGCTGATGGTGTTCGATACCGTGCAGCGTTTCGGCCTGTCGCTCTTCGCTTCGGCCGGCGCGGCCTCGCTGGTCGTCGGCCTGTCCGCCCGTCCGGCGCTCAGCAACCTGATCGCCGGCGTCCAGATCGCGATCACGCAGCCGATCCGCATGGAGGACATGCTGATCCTCAACGGCGACTGGGCCTGGGTGGAGGAAATCAACGCCACCTATGTCGTGCTGCGGACGTGGGACAAGCGCCGCTATATCGTGCCGATCGCCTATTTCCTTGAAAATCCGTTCCAGAACTGGACGCACAGCGCGCCCGCGCTGGTCGGTTCGGTCTTTCTCTGGCTCGACTACCGCACGCCCATGGACCGTATCCGCCAGTTCCTGGAGGAAGAGATCGTCCATTGCCCCGATTGGGACAAGGACCGCGCCAATCTGGCCTGCCAGGTGGCCGACAGCAACGCGCAGGTCATTTCCATCCGCATCATCGCGGGCGCGGCGGGTGCGGGACAGATGTGGAACCTGTGCTGCGACGTGCGCGAGCGCATTCTCAAGCGCATCCGCGAGGAAATCCCCGAATGCATCCCCCGCGGCCGGACGGCGCTGGTCGGCGACGGGGCGGGCAACGATGCCTGGCCGGAGGCCTTGGCGGCCCCGCACGTCAATCGTCCCGACCGGGGCCCCTATACCGGCCCGAACCTGCAGGTATCCCCGCCGCGCACATAG
- the fdhD gene encoding formate dehydrogenase accessory sulfurtransferase FdhD gives MDAEIAGADIAGPGHQSNRPAAWRECPGQRLGADGAAGIVRPLAEEVPVGLTYNGLAHAVMMATPADLEDFATGFSVTEAIVPSAAAIRDLRVTHASGGITVDMRIPGDAFARLLARRRHLTGRTGCGVCGVEDLAAFDPAPPPVPVGGRVALSAVRAALDGLAARQVLNARVHMVHGAAWAGPDGALRLVREDVGRHNALDKLVGAGLRDGIAFDAGFGLITSRCSYEMVQKAAMAGLTVLVAISAPTARAVDMAHAAGLTLVALARHDAQIIFTHQGRIDTAA, from the coding sequence ATGGATGCTGAGATAGCGGGTGCTGACATAGCGGGTCCCGGCCACCAATCCAACCGCCCGGCCGCCTGGCGCGAATGCCCCGGGCAGCGCCTGGGGGCGGACGGCGCGGCCGGCATCGTGCGGCCCCTGGCCGAGGAGGTTCCGGTCGGCCTGACCTATAACGGCCTGGCGCATGCCGTGATGATGGCGACACCGGCCGACCTGGAGGATTTCGCCACCGGCTTTTCGGTGACCGAGGCGATCGTGCCCTCGGCGGCGGCGATCCGCGACCTGCGCGTGACCCATGCGTCGGGGGGCATCACGGTGGACATGCGCATCCCCGGCGATGCCTTCGCGCGCCTGCTGGCCCGGCGGCGGCACCTGACCGGGCGCACCGGCTGCGGCGTCTGCGGGGTCGAGGACCTGGCGGCGTTCGACCCCGCGCCGCCCCCGGTGCCGGTGGGCGGCCGCGTGGCGCTGTCGGCGGTGCGTGCGGCGCTGGACGGTCTGGCGGCGCGGCAGGTCCTGAACGCGCGGGTCCATATGGTGCATGGCGCGGCCTGGGCCGGCCCCGACGGTGCCCTGCGCCTGGTGCGCGAGGACGTGGGCCGTCACAACGCGTTGGACAAGCTGGTGGGCGCGGGCCTGCGGGACGGGATCGCGTTCGATGCCGGGTTCGGCCTGATCACCAGCCGCTGCTCGTATGAAATGGTGCAGAAGGCCGCGATGGCGGGCCTGACGGTGCTGGTGGCGATTTCCGCCCCCACCGCCCGGGCGGTGGACATGGCGCATGCCGCGGGGCTGACCCTGGTTGCGCTGGCGCGGCACGACGCGCAGATTATCTTCACGCATCAAGGCCGGATCGACACGGCCGCCTGA